The Oleispira antarctica RB-8 genome contains the following window.
TTTTGTTATTCGTCGATCATCTAGAAAATGTATTATAATGCCCGCAATAATCTTCTCACTAACTAATTGCATCGATACGAGACACACTACTGCATGAGCCACTTTAACGTTACTCTAGGCCTTAGCAACCCTAAAAGCCCAACCAATGTCGGCGCTGTTTTAAGGGCTGCGGGCTGCTTTCAGGCTGATAGTATTCTATATACTGGCGTGCGCTATGACCGTGCAGCTGCGTTCTGTACGGATACGCAAAGCCAGAGCAAAAACATTCCGCTCACCGGCGTAAGCTGTTTATTAGAAAGTGCCCCAAGAGATGCAAAGATTGTGGTAATAGAACTGGCGGAAAATGCTGAGTCGTTAGCCAGTTTTGTACATCCTGACAATGCGTTTTATATTTTTGGTCCTGAAGATGGCACCGTAAAACAGAAGGTTGTGAATAATGCGGACAGCGTGGTTTATATTCCCACTCACGGCTGCTTAAATCTTGCGGCCACGGTCAATATCGTTTTGTACGACCGTCTTGCCAAATCCCACCAGCCTAAAGAAGGCAACGAGCTGATTCGCCAAAGCCGCGATATGAATAATCGCCTCAAGGTTAAGTAACCACTTTTTTAACGGCTAGCGCTGAACAAAATAAAATATAGACGCTAGCTTTCCCATGAATCCTTCATAGCTATGGTTACCGCCAGGCTCGATCCAGCTAGGGCAATCAATGTACTTTTTGGTTGCCCATCGATAGTCCAAGGTTTCATCCCCTGTTTGTAATAATAAAAGCTGATCGTTTGGTCTTGTAAGTTCTTCGACATCGATCGCTTGCAACTGCTCGATATGTTTCGTTTCTAGCAAATACGTTTTACCGTCATAAAAGTGTTCATTCGGGCCAAGATATTTATCAAACAAATCATAAGGACGAACCGCGGGATTAATCAGTACCGCTTTTATATTTTCTTGCTGCGCCAAGTAAGTTGCATAAAAACCGCCTAGCGAGCTTCCCATGACAAACACTTGATCAATGCCGTCTTGCTGCTGCAGTGTATGAATAGCCTCTTGTGCTTGCTGAATCGCAACGGCGGGCTCAAACGATAAGGTCGGCACACACAGCTGATTTTGAATTTGATGGTCAGCAAAAAATTGAATTAATTCTTGGGCTTTTTTAGACTTTGGAGAACTTAAGAACCCGTGTAAGTAAACACAGGCGATATTGCTAGGAAGGATCATAATAATGAAATTTTACAGCCTTATTTAATACTATTAATAACCTTTAACGGATAAATCAACTTCAAACTCAATGCCCTCAACTCGCGACATCTCAGTTTCAATACTACCATCAGGGTTCAATTGTAGGCGACGATAGCCAGGCGCGATCATATCAATATTAAAGTCTTTCGATTTCGGCATAAACTGCACACATGTAGAAGGTGTGGATAACATACGAATACCATCAACCATGCGATCGCTGTCCTGATGGACATGCCCCCACAGTATGCATTTCACCTTGGGATATTTACGAGCCATCGCCATAAGCTTGTCGCCATTTTTCACCCCTATTTTATCCATCCAATTACTTTCCATTGGAATAGGGTGATGATGCAAACTAATCAAGGTATGTAAATCTGGGCGTTCTGTTAAAGCGCGTTCCAAAAGCTCGAACTGATCATCACCAAGGTTACCAAAGACAGCGCCTTCAACTTGAGAGTTTAACAATACAAGCTGCCAATGGGGTGTGCGAATGATATTGACGAGATGCTCGGTATCTTGGCATACCACCTTCATGTTCGACATTTCATCGTGATTTCCAGGAAACCAAAATGAAGGAACGTTGAAAGGCGCTAATGATTCGTGCAGTCGCTGATAGGAAGAAAGTGAGCCATCTTGGGATATATCTCCCGAGACAACGAAAAAATCAAATTGATCATTTTCAGATTGAACACTGCTCAACACATGCTCAAGGCTATTCTGGGTTTCTAAACCCAACAAATGTCCGTCCGCGGCCTCTACTAGGTGCGTATCTGTAATCTGAATAAATCGAATTGGTCCTTCGTTATCTAGCGAATACAATAGGAGCTCCATGTCCAAATGTTAATACTTTTTCAACCAGTCTCTTACTATATAGACTATTGTTCAAATCTTTTTAGAATTAGATCACATTTTATTCGATTGGAGAACTATTTAACGCAAAGGTGCAAAATCCAGTGCGACTTCTGCATGACCGTATTTAAGGCAATGAGTCAGCCATTCGGCTAAGAATTGATTGAGCTGTGCCTTTTCATCCGGCATACGCATTTGTGGATTAGGGTATTGGTACTTGCCATGAATACGTTTCTGATTCTGATAACTCGTCACTTCAGCAGATCGCGCGTCATGATAGACACGTACAATCATGCAAGGCGGCTGAATCCAATCAGGGCAAATGCCTTTTTGCACAACTTCTATCGTCGAAGTATATGGAAAGCTTTCTATCACTTTCAAATGAATGCGAGCTTCATATTCTGGACTCTCACTAGGCGTATCACCACTAATGAAGAAGGACTTCTCATAACCCAGCTCAAAATCAGGCATCAGTTTATTCAAACGAATGTAATTTCCTTCGCAAGCCGCAGCCATTTTCTTTAAATCAGGCACGTAGCGGCGATTTAATGCCATACCATCATCCTTCTATTACTCAGAGTAAGACGACACCCTAACGAAAAGCGTGCATGTTTCCTAGAGGAAAGAATTATAGGGTTTAACAACAAGGCCAAACCGTCTTTATCGCTATATCGTTTATGGCTCTACCGTAATTGACTTTGATTCAACTTCAGCCACTGCAATGCAATAATCGTCGCCGCATTATTAATTTCACCACCCGCAATACCGTTATAAGCTTGCTCAAATGGAATGAGGCGCACCAAAATATCTTCGTGCTCATGATCAAGACCATGTATCCCTCCCATCCCGACACTGTCAATTAAAGCACAATACAAATGGATTTTTTCTGAGGTGCCGCCAGGAGATGACCAATAACTGGAAATAGGAATAAGATCTTGAATGATACAGCCTGCTTCTTCTTGCGCTTCACGACGCGCAACCTCAGCGGGCTGTTCGCCTTCTTCTATTATCCCTGCCACCACTTCAAGTAACCAAGGCGAAGTTTGTCTGCTATCTAGCGCAGCACCAATACGAAATTGCTCCGTCAATACCACGACCTCGTTAATCGGATCATAAAGCAATACCGCTGCCGCTTCACCACGCTCAAATAACTCTCGACTAAACGCGTCACTACTTCCACCCGCAAACAGACGATGTTGAATTTCAAAACGATCTACCTTAAAAAAACCACTGTATAAAGATTCTTTGGTTATAATTTTGCAATCGTCCTGACTAAAGCTTACGGTTAATTCTGACATTGTGATTCACTATATTACTCATTTTGAATATTATACAATTACAAGATTGACTCCCTGTAACGCACTGTTGCTAATACTGGAACAATTTAGCCATGTATTCGCTGATTAATCTGTTAAAATTCTAATTAATCTATTTTTACAAGATGCCTGAGACCTTGTTATGAACAAAATAATTGCACTAACGTCGGTAATATCCTCTGCTCTTTTTGCTAGCAACATCATGGCAGCAGACCTTAACGAAATTTATCAGCTATCACTAGCGAATGATTCAGAGCTTGCAGCGGCTAAAGCTAAGCGTGACGCAGGCAACTACCAAGTTGACCTTGCTCGTGCAGCACTATTACCTCAAGTGTCTATCGGGGCAACGAAGGTAAATTCAGAAACAGAAATTGACGGTGGCTCTACATCAGACATCGATGCACTTTCTTACAATGCTACCATCAGCCAAACACTGTTTAACTTAAACAGTTGGTACAACTACAAAGCCGCTTCTGCCGGTGGTAATGCTACTGGCCTAGAATATGCGCTAAGCGAACAGCAACTCATATTACGAAGTGCAGGAGCTTATTTTGATGTTTTACGAGCCAAAGAAAATTTGGATACCGCTCGTGCTGAAGAAAAAGCGGTTAAGCGTCAGCTTGAACAAACTGAACAACGCTTTGAAGTTGGCCTAATTGCCATCACCGAAGTACATGAAGCAGAAGCGTCGTATGATTTATCATATGCCAACCTGATTGGCCGA
Protein-coding sequences here:
- a CDS encoding 23S rRNA methyltransferase, coding for MSHFNVTLGLSNPKSPTNVGAVLRAAGCFQADSILYTGVRYDRAAAFCTDTQSQSKNIPLTGVSCLLESAPRDAKIVVIELAENAESLASFVHPDNAFYIFGPEDGTVKQKVVNNADSVVYIPTHGCLNLAATVNIVLYDRLAKSHQPKEGNELIRQSRDMNNRLKVK
- a CDS encoding Metallophosphoesterase, encoding MELLLYSLDNEGPIRFIQITDTHLVEAADGHLLGLETQNSLEHVLSSVQSENDQFDFFVVSGDISQDGSLSSYQRLHESLAPFNVPSFWFPGNHDEMSNMKVVCQDTEHLVNIIRTPHWQLVLLNSQVEGAVFGNLGDDQFELLERALTERPDLHTLISLHHHPIPMESNWMDKIGVKNGDKLMAMARKYPKVKCILWGHVHQDSDRMVDGIRMLSTPSTCVQFMPKSKDFNIDMIAPGYRRLQLNPDGSIETEMSRVEGIEFEVDLSVKGY
- the nudF gene encoding ADP-ribose pyrophosphatase, with the protein product MSELTVSFSQDDCKIITKESLYSGFFKVDRFEIQHRLFAGGSSDAFSRELFERGEAAAVLLYDPINEVVVLTEQFRIGAALDSRQTSPWLLEVVAGIIEEGEQPAEVARREAQEEAGCIIQDLIPISSYWSSPGGTSEKIHLYCALIDSVGMGGIHGLDHEHEDILVRLIPFEQAYNGIAGGEINNAATIIALQWLKLNQSQLR